One part of the Enterococcus sp. DIV1094 genome encodes these proteins:
- a CDS encoding alpha-amylase family glycosyl hydrolase, translated as MWWKNAVFYEIYLASFADSNGDGIGDIDGVREKLPYLKEAGIDALWLTPFYPSPRVDNGYDVSDYCAVDPQYGCLENFQSLLEEAHALSIKVIIDVVFNHTSTAHPWFIESSASLESAKRDWYIWRDQPTNWESFFGGSAWKLDQRTNQYYYHSFAEEQADLNWRNPEVKQAIYDVLSFWLAIGVDGFRFDVINNLTVSDTFVDNPIGADGKQVHLYDVNQPGVMAVLKEMNQWLKTVDPDIFTVAEISSDQLSVISSYVEEAGFDTAFNFNLGSIEDLDLKLLTHEFQEMNARNYLPTLFFNSHDMSRSWNRLAREDRGTYELLSVFLLINRGVPFLFQGEEQGVGDYLPSHISEIRDIQAKNKYYEQCLFVETQQALLFANEVNRDRSRGMIPWGASQQTGWIGSSPINPEGELISSVYQELIRLRKAEGPFQVVTNIQLENGCIRYQVEHLSVVLNFSDLSVKQNISKKVQTIYGKGVLSEDRQWVQVPPKSCWIGKEEQ; from the coding sequence ATGTGGTGGAAAAATGCAGTTTTTTACGAAATCTATCTCGCTTCTTTTGCGGATAGTAATGGCGACGGGATCGGGGATATTGATGGTGTCCGAGAGAAGTTGCCTTATTTAAAAGAAGCGGGCATCGATGCTTTGTGGCTCACGCCGTTTTATCCTTCGCCAAGGGTCGATAATGGGTATGACGTTTCAGATTATTGTGCAGTTGATCCGCAATATGGATGTTTGGAAAATTTTCAATCGCTTTTGGAAGAAGCGCATGCGTTATCGATCAAAGTGATTATTGATGTGGTTTTCAATCACACATCAACGGCACATCCGTGGTTTATTGAATCCAGTGCGAGTCTGGAGAGTGCGAAACGTGATTGGTATATTTGGCGGGATCAACCGACTAATTGGGAAAGTTTTTTTGGTGGCAGTGCTTGGAAACTGGATCAACGGACGAATCAGTATTATTATCACAGTTTTGCAGAAGAACAGGCAGACCTGAACTGGCGGAATCCTGAAGTGAAGCAGGCGATTTATGATGTCTTGTCTTTTTGGTTGGCAATCGGTGTGGATGGGTTTCGTTTTGATGTGATCAATAATCTAACGGTGAGTGATACCTTTGTGGATAATCCGATCGGTGCAGATGGCAAACAGGTGCATCTTTATGATGTCAATCAACCTGGCGTGATGGCAGTGCTTAAAGAAATGAATCAATGGCTCAAAACAGTCGATCCAGATATTTTTACTGTGGCTGAGATCAGTTCGGATCAATTATCAGTGATTTCTAGTTATGTGGAAGAGGCAGGATTTGATACGGCATTCAACTTTAATTTAGGGAGTATTGAAGATTTGGATTTGAAGCTATTGACGCATGAATTCCAAGAGATGAATGCACGCAACTATCTCCCTACTTTATTTTTCAATAGTCACGATATGAGCCGGTCATGGAATCGATTGGCACGAGAAGATCGTGGGACGTATGAATTGTTGTCCGTCTTTTTGTTGATCAATCGTGGCGTGCCCTTCTTATTCCAAGGGGAGGAACAAGGCGTCGGGGATTATCTTCCATCGCATATTTCAGAGATTCGTGATATCCAAGCGAAGAATAAATATTATGAACAATGTCTATTTGTAGAGACGCAACAGGCACTTTTATTTGCTAACGAAGTGAATCGCGACCGTTCACGAGGGATGATTCCTTGGGGAGCGAGTCAACAAACTGGATGGATCGGGTCGAGTCCGATAAATCCAGAAGGGGAATTGATTTCTTCTGTCTATCAAGAATTGATTCGGTTGCGTAAAGCGGAGGGGCCTTTTCAAGTAGTAACGAATATTCAGTTGGAAAATGGATGTATCCGCTATCAAGTCGAGCATTTATCTGTAGTGCTGAATTTTAGCGATTTGTCTGTAAAACAGAATATCTCAAAAAAAGTTCAAACGATTTATGGCAAAGGTGTGCTGAGCGAAGATCGTCAATGGGTCCAAGTGCCGCCAAAAAGCTGTTGGATTGGAAAGGAAGAGCAATGA
- a CDS encoding carbohydrate ABC transporter permease: MVGHKRTKGKNAVLYVVTTLVMLIMTFPFVYLVMHSFAAWDQVDRRIFPTEYSLRSWTWLFGGSPTSADVPWFGAFINTTIVATIATVLMMLFALMVGYALAKIEFKGKKLVNNFILFQMFFPAIILLIPQFLMVTRVGLLDSYAGMIIPTAISLWAIFMYTNFFKAIPNTLIEAAKLDGATEMQVLFKVVLPMSKSITTVIFLFLFTDRWTNLLWDIIVSKSDSTVTLNVLISQMFGPYGTFPGPMYAASVLLTLPLIVLFLIFSKRFQDGMQFTLK, translated from the coding sequence ATGGTTGGTCATAAACGGACAAAAGGTAAAAATGCGGTTCTTTATGTTGTAACGACGCTCGTGATGTTGATCATGACGTTTCCTTTTGTGTACTTAGTCATGCATTCTTTTGCAGCTTGGGATCAAGTGGATCGTCGCATTTTCCCGACAGAGTATAGTTTACGTTCTTGGACTTGGCTCTTCGGTGGTTCACCGACTTCTGCGGATGTTCCGTGGTTTGGGGCGTTTATCAATACGACGATCGTGGCGACAATAGCGACTGTTTTAATGATGTTGTTTGCATTGATGGTCGGTTATGCGTTGGCAAAGATCGAGTTTAAAGGAAAAAAATTAGTGAACAATTTTATTCTTTTCCAAATGTTTTTTCCGGCAATCATTTTATTGATCCCGCAGTTTTTAATGGTGACGAGAGTGGGCTTGCTGGATTCTTATGCGGGAATGATCATTCCTACAGCAATCAGTTTATGGGCGATTTTTATGTATACAAACTTTTTCAAGGCGATTCCTAATACACTGATCGAAGCGGCAAAGCTGGATGGTGCCACGGAGATGCAAGTTTTGTTCAAAGTCGTTTTACCGATGTCTAAATCGATTACGACAGTGATTTTCTTGTTCTTGTTTACCGACCGTTGGACGAATTTATTGTGGGATATAATCGTGTCGAAAAGTGATAGCACAGTGACACTGAATGTTTTGATTTCGCAAATGTTTGGCCCTTATGGCACGTTTCCGGGACCGATGTATGCGGCGTCAGTATTGTTGACTTTACCATTGATCGTTTTGTTTTTGATTTTTTCAAAACGATTCCAAGATGGTATGCAATTTACATTGAAGTAA
- a CDS encoding carbohydrate ABC transporter permease produces the protein MNKNTKLGWLFTSPYLIFTVIFFLLPLFWSFWLALTSWNMISPTVEFVGFKNFIDAFHSPAIRAAFVVTYKFLLVFVPMALILSMMIALLVNSLPKFKGLYMVAFFLPYLSSGVVTSLIVKGLLSYNGPFNTFLRTRMGWDIDWLGNPQTSIFIVSLMIAWKMSGYYGLILISGLGNINKEVYEAAAIDGASAWTRFWKITFPMLYPAFFTVTVLAVGISFGIFTEVYQLTGGGPNFATNTWQMEIYNQAFVNLRSGYASAVALMASVVTFASIGVIRKLLEKWGEKNGWS, from the coding sequence ATGAACAAAAATACAAAGTTGGGCTGGTTATTTACCAGCCCATACCTGATTTTTACCGTGATCTTCTTTTTATTGCCGCTTTTTTGGTCGTTTTGGCTGGCACTGACGAGTTGGAATATGATTTCGCCAACGGTTGAATTTGTTGGGTTCAAAAATTTTATCGATGCGTTTCATAGTCCGGCGATTCGAGCGGCATTTGTGGTGACCTATAAATTTCTACTTGTGTTTGTTCCGATGGCATTGATTTTATCGATGATGATCGCGTTGTTAGTGAATAGTTTGCCTAAGTTTAAAGGCTTGTACATGGTTGCCTTCTTTTTACCTTATCTTTCGAGTGGGGTCGTGACTTCATTGATCGTGAAAGGATTGCTTTCATATAATGGTCCTTTCAATACGTTTTTACGTACGAGAATGGGCTGGGATATTGATTGGTTAGGGAATCCTCAGACGTCGATTTTTATTGTTTCACTGATGATTGCTTGGAAGATGTCTGGCTATTATGGATTGATTTTGATTTCTGGTTTGGGAAATATCAATAAAGAAGTCTATGAGGCTGCGGCGATCGATGGAGCAAGTGCGTGGACGCGTTTTTGGAAGATCACGTTCCCGATGCTTTATCCGGCATTTTTCACGGTGACCGTTCTTGCTGTGGGAATTAGTTTTGGGATCTTTACGGAAGTGTATCAACTGACTGGCGGGGGGCCGAATTTTGCTACGAATACGTGGCAAATGGAGATCTACAATCAAGCGTTTGTCAATCTACGTTCAGGGTATGCTTCAGCGGTTGCGTTGATGGCTTCTGTCGTGACATTTGCTTCGATCGGTGTGATTCGTAAACTATTAGAAAAGTGGGGGGAGAAAAATGGTTGGTCATAA
- a CDS encoding ABC transporter substrate-binding protein, whose protein sequence is MKMKKIFLGLTTVLAGTVLLAGCGNQTTSGDSGSEDGKTKITFWAAPNPTQLRYWQEMATEFEAQNDEITVEVTQMKESPSSEATIQSAIASNTAPTLSENVNRSFAAQLAASEAILPLNQHSEFDSIVEARHMGKTIESWKFSDDSQYVLPVYSNPILFGWRIDLLEELGFSEVPKTYSELLEVVEKVQETDKALWAKRDLADPTAWMRWFDFFPLYNAASEGGSFVEDGKFSADEAAMTDVFELMSELADANVLRKGEATDPFENGDSIMTDLGPWTFPNWEEKYPELTFGENYTVTTPVVPDALADVEEVSTYADAKGIVMYAQATEEEQAAAMAFLEFVYSDDNHDMKLLEMTSLIPARDDAKENEIFAAYFEENPAMKVYAENVPFAVPAMDNEKFNEIQQSFGEQAWVPVIRGEKDAKTATEDAKSAVEGALQ, encoded by the coding sequence ATGAAGATGAAGAAAATATTTTTGGGACTTACGACTGTATTAGCAGGAACTGTTTTACTTGCAGGCTGTGGCAATCAAACGACGAGTGGGGATTCTGGCTCAGAGGATGGGAAAACAAAAATTACTTTTTGGGCGGCACCTAATCCGACTCAGCTGAGATATTGGCAAGAAATGGCGACAGAATTTGAGGCGCAAAATGATGAAATCACTGTTGAAGTGACTCAGATGAAAGAAAGTCCATCTTCTGAAGCGACGATCCAAAGTGCGATTGCATCGAATACGGCGCCAACATTGTCTGAAAATGTGAATCGTAGTTTTGCGGCGCAATTGGCTGCTAGTGAAGCGATTTTACCGTTGAATCAACATAGTGAATTTGATTCGATCGTGGAAGCGAGACACATGGGTAAGACGATTGAAAGCTGGAAGTTTTCTGATGATAGTCAATATGTATTGCCAGTGTATTCAAACCCGATTTTATTTGGTTGGCGAATCGATTTATTAGAAGAACTTGGCTTTTCTGAGGTTCCAAAAACGTATTCTGAGTTGTTAGAGGTTGTAGAGAAGGTTCAGGAAACAGATAAAGCTTTATGGGCGAAAAGAGACTTGGCTGATCCGACAGCTTGGATGCGTTGGTTTGACTTCTTCCCGTTGTACAATGCGGCAAGTGAAGGTGGTAGTTTTGTAGAGGATGGGAAGTTTTCTGCGGATGAGGCTGCAATGACGGATGTGTTTGAGTTGATGAGTGAATTAGCAGATGCGAATGTTTTGCGAAAAGGTGAAGCGACGGATCCGTTTGAAAATGGGGATAGTATCATGACTGACTTAGGTCCATGGACGTTCCCGAATTGGGAAGAGAAGTATCCTGAGTTGACGTTTGGTGAAAACTACACGGTGACTACGCCGGTTGTGCCGGATGCGTTAGCAGATGTTGAAGAGGTGTCAACGTATGCAGATGCGAAAGGGATCGTAATGTACGCGCAAGCAACTGAAGAAGAACAAGCAGCTGCGATGGCTTTCTTAGAATTTGTTTATTCTGATGATAATCATGACATGAAGCTACTAGAGATGACGTCATTGATTCCGGCGAGAGATGATGCGAAAGAAAATGAAATATTTGCTGCATACTTTGAAGAAAATCCAGCGATGAAAGTATACGCAGAAAATGTACCGTTTGCTGTACCGGCAATGGATAATGAAAAATTCAATGAAATCCAACAATCGTTTGGGGAACAAGCTTGGGTGCCAGTAATTCGTGGAGAAAAGGATGCGAAGACTGCAACAGAAGACGCCAAATCAGCGGTTGAAGGGGCGCTTCAATAA
- a CDS encoding LacI family DNA-binding transcriptional regulator produces MKKASMQDIADALGISKNSVSQALRNKPGVSQQTKQLVKNKANELGYRYQTVTEDTTMRFLLMATEFAFSQTSFFGEIVKSAESAAQQAHIKLDTYTLTDETLKQMILPEHINEYDGILVLSHSNNDYIKQVIATGIPVTLIDHHDPELLADAILSKNTDGTFQAISLLIANGMKRIGFIGDTSFSPSYLERHRGYHRALAEHGISQEPEIEITEIEESQGALFSRLKSIEQMPDAWFCVNSGLAFMLNSYLQSAGYTIPEDISIICFDETEFTRMAIPRLTNVATNLEFMGQLAIRTLLHRINHPDEPIIHQQIVPELNIWGSVRVDGE; encoded by the coding sequence ATGAAAAAAGCTTCGATGCAAGACATCGCTGATGCACTAGGAATCTCTAAAAATTCCGTTTCGCAAGCACTCCGAAACAAACCAGGTGTCAGCCAACAAACCAAACAATTAGTAAAAAATAAAGCCAACGAACTAGGCTATCGTTACCAAACCGTCACAGAAGACACCACGATGAGGTTTCTTTTGATGGCAACCGAATTTGCATTTTCTCAAACAAGTTTCTTCGGCGAAATCGTAAAAAGCGCAGAATCTGCCGCACAACAAGCACATATCAAATTAGACACGTATACCTTAACCGATGAAACGCTAAAACAAATGATCCTACCAGAACACATCAATGAATATGACGGTATTTTAGTACTTTCTCATAGTAACAATGACTACATAAAACAAGTGATTGCTACAGGAATCCCCGTCACGCTGATCGATCATCACGATCCCGAATTACTCGCGGATGCCATATTGTCCAAAAATACCGACGGCACGTTTCAGGCTATTTCATTACTCATTGCTAACGGCATGAAACGAATCGGCTTCATCGGAGATACCTCCTTTTCGCCAAGCTATCTCGAACGCCACCGCGGCTACCATCGCGCCTTAGCAGAACACGGCATTTCACAAGAGCCAGAAATCGAGATCACCGAAATCGAAGAATCCCAAGGCGCTTTGTTCAGTCGCTTAAAAAGCATCGAGCAAATGCCCGACGCTTGGTTTTGTGTCAATTCAGGATTAGCCTTCATGCTCAACAGCTATCTCCAATCCGCTGGCTATACCATACCAGAAGACATCAGTATCATTTGTTTTGACGAAACAGAATTCACACGCATGGCGATCCCACGATTGACCAACGTTGCCACCAACTTGGAATTCATGGGCCAACTCGCCATCCGAACCTTGTTACACCGCATCAATCATCCAGACGAACCGATCATCCATCAACAGATCGTACCGGAGTTGAATATTTGGGGGTCGGTGAGGGTTGATGGGGAGTAG
- a CDS encoding restriction endonuclease subunit S, protein MGELAESFEYGLNASAKKFDGSNKYIRITDIDDINHKFNQNEVTSPDIDFANADNYKLKKGDILFARTGASVGKTYIYRESDGLVYYAGFLIRARIKSKISSEFVFQTTFTDSYNQFIKITSQRSGQPGVNAEEYSNFKIMIPNYEEQNTIGCFFKIVDDTIALHQRKLEALQRMKQGLLQQLFPAKAQRVPNVRFADFNEVWEEHKLGEIAERQDNLRVPITASERISGHIPYYGANGIQDYVEGHTHDGEFILVAEDGANDLKKYPVQYVNGKAWVNNHAHVLKGYTGFTDNKFLMNAMKNINFEPFLVGGGRAKLNADVMMKLDIVHPTFVEQQKIGTFFQQLDSIITLHQNKLAQLKKLKKSFLQSMFI, encoded by the coding sequence TTGGGGGAGTTAGCTGAAAGTTTTGAGTATGGGCTAAATGCATCTGCTAAAAAATTTGATGGAAGTAATAAGTATATTCGTATTACTGATATTGATGATATCAATCACAAGTTTAATCAAAATGAAGTAACTTCCCCAGATATTGATTTTGCAAATGCTGATAATTACAAACTTAAAAAAGGTGATATCCTTTTTGCGAGAACTGGAGCAAGTGTTGGAAAAACATACATCTATAGAGAAAGTGATGGATTAGTTTACTATGCAGGATTTCTCATTCGAGCTAGAATAAAATCTAAAATTAGCTCAGAATTCGTATTTCAAACAACTTTTACTGATAGCTATAACCAGTTTATTAAGATTACTTCGCAACGTTCCGGTCAACCAGGAGTTAACGCTGAAGAGTATTCCAATTTTAAAATTATGATTCCAAACTATGAGGAACAAAACACGATTGGATGTTTCTTTAAAATAGTTGACGACACTATCGCTCTTCATCAACGTAAGTTAGAAGCTCTGCAAAGAATGAAACAGGGATTATTACAGCAACTATTTCCAGCGAAAGCACAGAGAGTACCTAATGTTAGATTTGCTGATTTTAACGAAGTATGGGAAGAGCATAAGTTGGGAGAAATAGCTGAAAGACAAGACAATTTAAGAGTTCCTATTACAGCATCAGAGCGTATTTCAGGCCATATACCTTATTACGGGGCGAATGGAATTCAGGACTATGTTGAAGGACACACTCATGATGGTGAATTTATTTTAGTTGCAGAAGATGGTGCTAATGACTTAAAAAAATATCCTGTACAATATGTTAATGGAAAGGCATGGGTAAATAATCATGCTCACGTTTTAAAAGGATATACTGGATTTACAGATAACAAATTTTTAATGAATGCTATGAAAAATATAAACTTTGAACCTTTTTTAGTTGGAGGTGGGCGGGCAAAATTAAATGCTGATGTAATGATGAAGTTAGATATTGTTCACCCTACTTTTGTAGAACAACAAAAAATCGGTACTTTCTTCCAACAACTTGATAGCATTATCACACTTCACCAAAACAAACTAGCTCAACTAAAAAAACTAAAAAAATCATTCCTTCAATCAATGTTTATATAA
- a CDS encoding site-specific integrase, whose product MQLFYKYFEEWIELYKVGSIRSITLEKYYMSLQWVTKLAPDMRVCDLDRRSYQSLLNAYAEDHEKQTTMDFHHQVKGAILDAVDEGILSQNPTRKIIIKGKAPKEKKPKFLNQHEIQLLLRELDLRQELNWDWFILLVTKTGLRFSEALALTPEDFDFFNQKILITKTWNYRKSTGEFQPTKNSSSIRKIQMDWQLAMQFSQLVKDLDPEKPIFVKKRVFNSTINNRLKILCTNANIPVITIHSLRHTHASLLLFAGVSIASVAKRLGHSSMTTTQETYLHIIQELENQDNDKIMRHLSSLI is encoded by the coding sequence ATGCAGTTGTTTTACAAATATTTTGAAGAATGGATTGAATTATATAAAGTTGGCTCAATTCGTTCAATTACCTTAGAAAAATACTATATGAGTTTGCAATGGGTCACTAAATTAGCTCCGGATATGCGAGTTTGTGACTTGGATAGAAGAAGCTATCAAAGTCTATTAAATGCATATGCAGAAGATCATGAAAAGCAAACTACGATGGATTTTCATCATCAAGTCAAAGGGGCTATTTTAGATGCAGTGGATGAAGGTATATTATCCCAAAATCCTACTCGGAAAATTATCATAAAAGGCAAAGCACCTAAAGAGAAGAAGCCAAAGTTTTTAAACCAACATGAGATTCAGTTATTGTTGAGAGAATTAGATTTAAGACAAGAATTAAATTGGGATTGGTTTATCTTATTGGTGACAAAAACGGGTTTACGATTTTCTGAAGCATTGGCTCTTACACCTGAGGATTTTGATTTTTTTAATCAGAAGATACTTATTACTAAAACTTGGAATTATCGCAAGTCTACAGGAGAATTCCAACCAACTAAAAATAGTTCTTCCATTCGAAAAATACAGATGGATTGGCAATTAGCTATGCAATTTTCACAATTAGTAAAAGACTTAGACCCAGAGAAACCAATTTTTGTTAAGAAACGTGTATTTAATTCAACGATAAATAACCGACTAAAGATATTATGTACAAATGCAAACATTCCTGTGATTACTATTCATTCTCTAAGACATACACATGCCTCTCTATTATTATTTGCAGGTGTTTCGATCGCAAGTGTAGCTAAAAGATTAGGACATTCTAGCATGACCACAACCCAAGAAACCTATTTGCATATTATTCAAGAATTAGAAAACCAAGACAATGATAAGATTATGCGACATTTATCTTCTCTTATATGA
- a CDS encoding restriction endonuclease subunit S — translation MSKKNVPMLRFEGFSDAWEQRKFESLLDKNDGIRRGPFGSALKKEFFVSKSEYVVYEQQNAIYDSYETRYNISKKKFEELNKFELKPEDFIMSGAGTIGRISRVPNGINKGVFNQALIRFRINKSITDSEYFIQFIRADFMQKKLTGANPGSAITNLVPMAEVKNWIIKFPKIKEQQKIGSFFQQLDDTIALHQRKLEQLKRLKQGFLQVLFANDTTVPKVRFAGFTEEWQQRKFSEVLKVNSGRDYKHLEEGDIPVYGTGGYMLSVNDKLSDIDGIGIGRKGTINKPQYLKAPYWTVDTLFYITAKKGYNLNYLYSMVQRINWKRMDESTGVPSLSKNVIEKVHKEFPSYDEQAKIGFFFKQLDDALALHQKKLSQLKNLKKAFLQKMFI, via the coding sequence ATGAGTAAGAAAAATGTTCCAATGCTTCGGTTTGAAGGGTTTAGTGATGCTTGGGAACAGCGTAAGTTTGAGTCTCTACTAGATAAAAATGATGGGATTCGTAGAGGGCCCTTTGGTAGTGCCTTAAAAAAAGAGTTTTTTGTTTCTAAAAGTGAATACGTTGTTTATGAACAACAGAATGCAATATATGATAGCTATGAAACCAGATACAATATCAGTAAAAAAAAATTTGAAGAGTTAAATAAATTTGAGTTAAAGCCAGAAGATTTTATAATGAGTGGTGCTGGAACTATTGGCCGAATATCTAGGGTACCAAATGGGATAAATAAAGGTGTATTTAATCAAGCCTTAATTAGATTTAGAATAAACAAGTCAATTACAGATTCTGAATATTTTATTCAATTTATTCGAGCTGACTTTATGCAAAAAAAATTAACTGGAGCTAATCCAGGTTCAGCAATTACAAACCTTGTACCAATGGCAGAAGTAAAAAATTGGATAATAAAATTCCCGAAAATAAAAGAACAACAAAAAATCGGTTCATTCTTTCAGCAACTAGACGACACTATCGCTCTTCATCAACGTAAGTTAGAGCAATTGAAGCGATTAAAGCAAGGGTTTTTACAGGTTTTATTTGCGAATGACACAACTGTTCCGAAAGTGCGTTTTGCTGGTTTTACCGAGGAATGGCAACAGCGTAAGTTTTCTGAAGTACTTAAAGTTAACTCTGGTCGTGACTACAAACATCTTGAAGAAGGAGATATTCCTGTTTATGGAACTGGCGGATACATGTTAAGTGTTAACGATAAACTATCTGATATCGATGGTATTGGAATTGGACGAAAAGGAACCATTAATAAGCCACAATACCTTAAGGCACCATATTGGACAGTAGACACACTATTTTATATCACTGCAAAGAAAGGATATAATCTTAATTACCTATATTCAATGGTTCAGCGTATTAATTGGAAACGTATGGATGAGTCAACTGGTGTGCCCAGTTTATCTAAAAATGTCATCGAAAAAGTCCACAAAGAATTCCCAAGTTACGACGAGCAAGCAAAAATTGGTTTCTTCTTCAAACAGCTTGACGACGCTCTCGCTCTTCATCAAAAGAAACTCTCTCAACTAAAAAACCTAAAAAAAGCATTCCTACAAAAAATGTTTATATAA
- a CDS encoding type I restriction-modification system subunit M — MALSTEQQNKMWAMLNQTRGQIGLTAYKDYIFGLLFYKYLSEKAKNWLKDVLRGETWESIYAQDPVKSLDYMKKNLGYAIQPGNFFSDWKKAIDEDQFSIGLMTETFGHFNQQIAFAAKGDFEGIFDGMRFDSADLGANAQARASVMISMIELLSSPEFDLSGGDDAMSDIYEYLVKQFATVLASDMGQYYTPKEISEIMARILTYGRENEERFSIYDPTVGSASLLLTTASYMKNSHKRGMIKYYGQEKDATPYRLARMNLMMHGVEYNDISINHADTLESDWPDGVVEGKDNPRMFDAVMANPPYSAHWNSKDREDDPRWREYGVAPKTKADYAFLLHCLYHLEDNGRMAIILPHGVLFRGAAEGRIRKALIDKHQIEAVIGFPDKLFLNTSIPVCVLILRKNRTESDVLFIDASKEFEKLKNQKRLRSEDVDKIVDTVVHRKEIEKYSHLATLDEIKENEYNLNIPRYVDTFEEEEPIDIVEVSKEIIKLNAEINQVESEFLSMLNELAVTPDTKDLIEAAKGVFE, encoded by the coding sequence ATGGCTTTATCTACAGAACAACAAAATAAGATGTGGGCGATGCTCAATCAAACACGAGGACAAATTGGTTTAACAGCATATAAGGATTATATTTTTGGACTTCTATTTTATAAATATCTTTCTGAGAAAGCTAAAAATTGGCTAAAGGATGTTTTACGTGGAGAAACATGGGAAAGTATTTATGCACAAGATCCAGTTAAAAGTTTGGACTACATGAAAAAAAATCTTGGTTACGCGATACAACCAGGTAATTTCTTTTCTGATTGGAAAAAAGCGATTGATGAAGATCAGTTTAGTATCGGACTAATGACAGAGACATTTGGGCATTTTAATCAGCAAATTGCTTTTGCTGCAAAAGGTGACTTTGAAGGTATTTTTGACGGAATGCGTTTTGACAGTGCAGACTTAGGTGCCAATGCGCAAGCTAGAGCAAGTGTAATGATTTCAATGATTGAATTGTTATCTTCTCCTGAATTTGATTTATCAGGTGGCGATGATGCGATGTCCGATATATATGAATATTTGGTAAAACAATTTGCTACAGTCTTAGCATCTGATATGGGGCAATATTATACACCAAAAGAAATATCTGAAATCATGGCTCGGATTTTAACGTATGGTAGAGAAAATGAAGAACGTTTCTCTATATATGATCCAACAGTCGGGTCAGCTTCTTTACTTTTGACGACTGCTAGTTATATGAAAAATTCACATAAACGTGGCATGATCAAATACTATGGTCAAGAAAAAGATGCAACACCTTACCGTTTAGCTAGAATGAACTTGATGATGCATGGGGTCGAATATAATGATATCAGTATAAATCATGCAGACACACTAGAAAGTGACTGGCCAGATGGTGTGGTTGAGGGAAAGGATAATCCTCGAATGTTTGATGCAGTGATGGCTAATCCACCGTATTCAGCTCACTGGAACAGTAAAGACCGTGAAGATGATCCTCGTTGGCGTGAGTACGGAGTTGCGCCAAAAACAAAGGCAGATTATGCCTTCTTACTACACTGTTTATATCATTTAGAAGATAATGGACGAATGGCAATCATTTTACCGCATGGTGTTTTATTTAGAGGTGCAGCCGAAGGTAGAATTCGTAAAGCGCTAATTGATAAACATCAAATTGAAGCGGTTATCGGATTTCCTGATAAGCTATTTTTAAATACCTCTATTCCCGTTTGTGTTTTAATCTTGAGAAAAAATCGTACGGAGTCAGATGTATTGTTTATAGATGCAAGTAAAGAATTTGAGAAGTTGAAAAATCAAAAACGATTACGTTCAGAAGATGTGGATAAAATTGTTGACACAGTAGTTCATCGCAAAGAAATTGAAAAGTATTCGCACTTAGCTACGCTAGATGAAATCAAAGAGAATGAGTACAACCTGAATATCCCACGTTATGTCGATACTTTTGAAGAAGAAGAGCCAATCGATATTGTTGAAGTTAGTAAAGAGATCATTAAATTAAACGCTGAAATAAACCAAGTAGAATCAGAATTTTTATCGATGTTGAATGAATTAGCAGTTACTCCTGATACGAAAGATTTGATTGAAGCAGCAAAAGGAGTGTTTGAATAA